The following are encoded together in the Bacteroidales bacterium MB20-C3-3 genome:
- the secG gene encoding preprotein translocase subunit SecG, translated as MYTAISIVIVIASILLTIIVLVQNSKGGGLAANFAQGNQTFGVRQTADFLEKATWTLAIAIIVLCVLATAFVSTGNTNRANSIQQRIEQSAPVQGQPEFPSAQPETQQQTPAATQETPPTN; from the coding sequence ATGTATACAGCTATATCAATAGTAATTGTAATTGCAAGCATTCTGCTTACTATAATAGTATTGGTGCAGAACTCAAAAGGCGGTGGACTTGCCGCAAATTTTGCTCAGGGCAACCAGACATTTGGAGTGCGCCAGACTGCTGATTTTCTCGAAAAGGCAACCTGGACACTGGCAATAGCAATAATTGTTCTTTGCGTTCTTGCTACAGCATTTGTTTCAACCGGAAACACAAACAGAGCCAATTCAATTCAGCAGAGAATTGAGCAGTCTGCACCTGTACAGGGTCAGCCTGAATTCCCTTCAGCTCAGCCTGAAACTCAGCAACAAACTCCTGCTGCAACACAAGAGACACCACCTACAAACTAA
- a CDS encoding PadR family transcriptional regulator, with product MNTDNVKSQMRKGVLEYCILSILNNNDAYASSLIEELKSAKMIVVEGTLYPLLTRQKNQGMLSYRWEESPQGPPRKYYSITDKGKEVLAEMDAAWKELVETIELIRNNKSL from the coding sequence ATTAATACTGATAATGTAAAGTCACAAATGCGCAAGGGTGTTCTTGAGTATTGCATACTTAGCATACTTAATAATAATGACGCGTATGCATCTTCTCTGATTGAGGAGCTGAAGAGTGCAAAGATGATTGTTGTAGAGGGAACTCTCTATCCACTTCTTACAAGACAGAAGAACCAGGGTATGCTAAGCTACAGATGGGAGGAGTCTCCTCAGGGACCTCCAAGAAAGTACTACTCCATAACAGATAAGGGCAAGGAGGTGCTTGCCGAGATGGATGCAGCATGGAAAGAGCTGGTGGAGACAAT
- a CDS encoding PspC domain-containing protein, producing the protein MKKVVTVGIGGRSFVIDEDAYQKLERYLAKFRQKTGEGSEAADIMDDLEQRIAELFYDELSKSVEVVNISVVNRVIAQLGMPDGTAADDSADFANDSASAGLNQTVVKRLYRDPDNRIIGGVCSGLSYYVNIDMVLIRVIFAISLFLGGLGFWAYIIFWIIAPQAMTASQKCEMRGLPVTAENLRKFSSFK; encoded by the coding sequence ATGAAAAAAGTTGTAACTGTAGGTATTGGGGGCAGATCCTTTGTTATTGACGAGGATGCCTATCAGAAATTAGAGCGATATCTGGCAAAATTCCGCCAAAAGACCGGAGAGGGCAGTGAGGCTGCAGATATTATGGATGATCTGGAGCAGAGAATAGCAGAGCTCTTTTATGATGAGCTGTCAAAGAGTGTGGAGGTTGTTAATATCTCTGTTGTTAACAGGGTAATTGCCCAGCTTGGAATGCCGGATGGTACCGCAGCAGATGACTCGGCAGACTTTGCAAACGATTCTGCTTCGGCAGGACTGAATCAGACTGTGGTAAAAAGATTATACAGGGATCCGGACAACAGGATAATTGGAGGAGTCTGCAGCGGTTTAAGCTATTATGTTAATATTGATATGGTCCTTATCCGCGTAATATTTGCTATAAGCCTGTTCCTGGGAGGACTTGGATTCTGGGCTTATATAATTTTCTGGATTATTGCTCCGCAGGCGATGACTGCCAGCCAGAAATGCGAGATGAGAGGTCTGCCTGTAACGGCAGAAAATCTGAGAAAATTTTCATCATTTAAATAG
- the lptE gene encoding LPS assembly lipoprotein LptE, which yields MKRVLLYIIVILFGPVSCGIYSFSGTSIAPDVTSISVARIENRAMRVNPSLSNILTEGLKEKYRKLTKLSITEMDADLQVEGEITNYEITSMAVTANEVASMNRLTITIKIRFSNKKYPKEDFERSFAEFEDYPSSTSLDAVEARLVDAIVEKLTEAIFNGTVANW from the coding sequence ATGAAGAGAGTTCTGTTATATATAATTGTTATCCTGTTTGGACCGGTATCCTGCGGAATATACTCCTTTTCAGGGACATCTATAGCTCCTGATGTTACATCGATATCGGTTGCAAGGATAGAGAACAGGGCAATGCGTGTAAATCCATCTCTCAGCAATATACTTACCGAGGGGCTTAAGGAGAAGTACAGGAAGCTCACAAAACTCTCAATTACAGAGATGGATGCAGATCTTCAGGTTGAGGGGGAGATTACCAATTATGAGATAACCTCTATGGCTGTTACTGCTAATGAGGTTGCCTCAATGAACAGATTAACAATCACAATTAAAATCAGATTCTCCAATAAAAAATATCCAAAGGAGGATTTTGAAAGATCTTTTGCAGAATTTGAGGATTATCCCTCATCTACATCTCTTGATGCTGTTGAGGCAAGACTTGTGGATGCAATTGTAGAGAAGCTCACTGAGGCAATATTTAACGGTACGGTAGCAAACTGGTAA